The Aphis gossypii isolate Hap1 chromosome 3, ASM2018417v2, whole genome shotgun sequence genome includes a region encoding these proteins:
- the LOC114120926 gene encoding DNA polymerase epsilon subunit 2 codes for MSETTKLRKFIVSTFSLNGFTVQERACAYLVQQLEPLKSREDRDQWLDKIVDYVRVSGTNDGNIVTYELLSKALKFCCNLQILNDEDILHVTPAHKLPRYRYCPTTKKFQRIIAETSMFGDAQSKISQYSDRYTVIRQRMARIKTIADGTLNQPLTIGDKIRDVDYLLSSGACRKFDRFKSNSILLLGFLVQLKEGGRYHLEDPTGAIPLDISATDFQKGYFTENCCVLAEGRYCSDRRVFFVTNMALPPCERSEISKIYFGESNNFSDNNDLNLKSCNPKLLEYEKSKNRMIIFISDVFLDDPKVLRKFHTLLNSFNDLAPVAIVMMGDFLSCHVPSHAYARELKTHLTQLGHFLHDNTPGLCKHTMFVLLSGPGDRYSGSAGASILPRALIPEFLTEEFRRLVPRCVFTTNPCRMQYCTQQIHIIRADGLMKKTANYDIRHGSMDQKKSPTATESDDDIIKHYIKTLESQSHLITVPLDVCPTYWPLASHSLSLYPMPDLVCIADANAPEYSTVGSNDSNSSSSKISSSTGCIFFNPSSFSKNKYSFSVYITAHRQIEDSNLPDDEYDAGNSLMDSEDTVATVGNRRKPN; via the exons atgAGTGAAACTACAAAACTACGCAAGTTCATAGTCAGCACATTCTCACTCAATGGTTTTACAGTCCAAGA gagaGCATGTGCATACCTAGTACAACAATTAGAACCATTAAAATCCAGAGAAGATCGTGATCAGTGGTTAGataaaattgttgattatGTACGCGTTTCGGGTACTAATGATGGAAACATAGTAACATACGAGTTACTGAGTAAGGCTCTTAAG TTCTGCTGTAATTTACAAATCCTCAATGATGAAGACATATTACATGTGACTCCTGCTCATAAATTACCACGCTATAGATACTGTCCAACCACAAAAAAGTTTCAAAGAATAATAGCAGAAACATCCATGTTTGGTGATGCACAATCAAAAATCTCTCAGTATTCTGACAG atacacTGTCATAAGACAACGTATGGCTAGAATAAAGACTATAGCTGATGGTACTCTTAATCAACCCTTGACAATTGGCGATAAAATACGTGATGTTGATTATCTTCTGAGTTCAGGAGCCTGTAGAAAATTTGATCGTTTCAAAAGTAATTCAATACTGCTGCTAGGTTTTTTAGTACAATTGAAAGAAGGTGGTCGATATCATTTAGAAGATCCCACTGGAGCTATACCGCTTGATATTTCTGCAACA GATTTTCAAAAAGGCTATTTTACCGAAAATTGTTGTGTATTGGCAGAAGGTCGTTATTGTAGCGATCgtagagttttttttgtcACTAATATGGCTTTACCACCATGTGAACGTTCAGAAATTAGCAa gATTTATTTTGgagaatcaaataattttagtgacAATAATGATCTTAACTTAAAATCTTGTAATCCAAAATTGTTGGAATATGAAAAGAGTAAAAACCGAATGATCATATTTATATCTGATGTTTTTCTAGATGATCCAAAG gTTTTAAGAAAATTCCATACATTGTTAAATTCTTTCAATGACCTTGCTCCAGTAGCTATAGTGATGATGGGTGACTTCTTGTCTTGTCATGTACCTTCACATGCATATGCCCGGGAATTGAAAACTCATTTGACTCAACTAGGACATTTTTTACATGATAATACACCTGGACTTTGCAAACATACTATGTTTGTGTTGTTATCTGGTCCTGGAGATCGTTATAGTGGTTCTGCAGGTGCAAGTATATTGCCAAG agctTTAATACCTGAATTCTTAACTGAAGAATTCCGTCGCTTAGTACCACGATGTGTATTTACTACAAATCCCTGTCGTATGCAATATTGTACacaacaaatacatattatacgagcTGAtggtttaatgaaaaaaactgCTAACTATGATATCAGGCATGGATCAATGGATCAAAAAAAATCTCCTACAGCTACAGAGTCTGATGATGACATTATTAAACAT TATATAAAAACTTTGGAAAGCCAGTCACATCTAATAACAGTCCCTTTGGACGTGTGCCCTACATATTGGCCACTTGCATCACATTCCCTAAGTTTATACCCAATGCCTGATCTAGTTTGTATAGCTGACGCCAACGCTCCGGAATACAGTACTGTAGGTTCTAACGATTCCAATAGTTCTAGCTCTAAAATATCATCATCTACAGGCTGCATATTTTTCAACCCA tcatcgttttccaaaaataagtatagtttTTCAGTGTACATAACTGCTCATCGTCAAATTGAGGACAGTAATTTACCAGACGATGAGTATGATGCTGGTAATTCATTAATGGACAGTGAAGATACTGTAGCTACAGTAGGAAACCGTCGCAAACCTAATTAA
- the LOC114120927 gene encoding adenylosuccinate lyase isoform X2: MANSVYDTYVSPLSTRYASTEMKYNFSDRKKFTTWRTLWTLLAQAEQELGLDITNKQLEELRNNIENVDFAAAAEEEKLTRHDIMAHVHTYAACCPTAGPIIHLGATSCDIGDNADLIVLRDAFDILLPKLAGCMKTLGEFADKHKELATLGFTHFQPAQLTTVGKRACLWLQDLVLCEKNLSRVRTELKFRGIKGTTGTQASFLQLFNGDYEKVRELDNRVTKLAGFSSSYSVTGQTYPRIVDAEIVASLSILGAAVHKMCTDLRLLAGMNEIGELFEPTQIGSSAMPYKQNPRISERVCSITRYLMNLVNNPLSTASVQWLERTLDDSANRQLCLSEAFLAADSVLLTVQNIFEGLSVFPKVISRNIEKVLPFMATENVIIAMVRAGGDRQVCHEKIRVLSLEAASTVRLEGKDNDLMNRIIQDPYFEPIIKELPDILNPLTFIGCAPDQVTHFLKEEVQPVVNKYIFKIKTTATKLDI; encoded by the exons GAATTGGGACTGGACATTACGAACAAACAGTTGGAGGAGCTGCGTAACAACATTGAAAATGTGGACTTTGCGGCGGCCGCCGAAGAAGAAAAACTCACCCGGCACGACATTATGGCTCACGTGCATACGTATGCCGCGTGTTGTCCGACCGCCGGACCAATCATTCACTTGGGCGCTACTTCATGCGACATCGGAGACAACGCC gaTTTGATAGTTTTGAGAGACGCTTTCGACATACTGTTACCGAAACTGGCGGGTTGCATGAAAACGTTAGGCGAATTTGCAGATAAGCACAAGGAATTAGCCACGTTGGGTTTCACACACTTTca ACCTGCTCAACTGACCACGGTTGGTAAACGCGCATGCCTCTGGCTACAGGATTTGGTTTTATGCGAAAAAAACTTAAGCCGTGTCCGTACTGAACTCAAGTTTCGCGGTATCAAAGGAACCACCGGCACCCAAGCGTCATTCTTACAACTTTTCAACg GTGACTATGAAAAAGTCAGAGAATTGGATAACAGGGTAACAAAGCTTGCCGGATTCTCATCTTCATACTCTGTCACAGGTCAGACATATCCTCGAATTGTTGACGCAGAAATTGTTGCATCCTTAAGTATTCTTGGGGCTGCTGTTCAtaag atGTGTACAGACCTAAGACTATTGGCTGGCATGAATGAAATTGGAGAACTTTTTGAACCTACTCAAATAGGCTCAAGTGCAATGCCTTATAAACAAAATCCAAGGATAAGTGAAAGAGTTTGCTCTATTACTCGATATCTAATGAATCTGGTTAACAACCCTTTATCCACTGCCTCTGTACAATGGTTAGAACGAACATTGGATGATAGTGCAAATAG GCAATTGTGTTTATCAGAAGCGTTTTTGGCTGCAGACAGTGTATTATTGACAGTTCAGAATATCTTCGAAGGGTTATCTGTATTTCCTAAAGTTATATCAAGAAATATTGAGAAAGTTTTACCCTTTATGGCAAcagaaaatgtaattattgcaATGGTCAGAGCTGGAGGAGATAGACAA gtGTGTCATGAGAAAATAAGAGTTTTATCACTAGAAGCAGCCAGTACAGTTCGTCTTGAAGGTAAAGACAATGATCTTATGAATAGAATTATACAAGATCCATATTTTGAACCAATAATAAAGGAGCTACcagatattttaaatcctCTTACTTTCATTGGATGTGCACCCGatcaa gtaacacattttttaaaagaagaaGTACAGCCTGTAgtcaacaaatacattttcaaaatcaaaactacAGCAACAAAACtggatatttaa